The following is a genomic window from Meriones unguiculatus strain TT.TT164.6M chromosome 7, Bangor_MerUng_6.1, whole genome shotgun sequence.
TCAgggtcccatatcagatatttacattacgattcctaacagtggcaaaattacagttgtgaagcagcgacaaaataatttcatggctgggggtcaccacaacatgagggactgtattaggATGTCGAAGGATTAGGGAGGATGAGAACCACGGCTCTCCACCAACTCCACTCCCAACCAAGCTCTCGCTCACTCCTTTCTCCCCTGGCTTTTGTCTTCTTCACAGGGTTCGGGATGACAACACCAGCCACAATGGGAGGGAAGATTTTTCTGATCTTTTATGGTCTCATTGGATGTGCAAGTACCATCCTCTTCTTCAACCTCTTCCTGGAGCGGCTGATCACCGTCATCGCCTATGTCATGAGGTCCTGTCACCAGCATCAGCTGCGGAGACGCAGGGTGGTGACCCAGGACAACGTGAAGGCCCCCGAAAAGGGCGAGGTGGATAACCTAGCTGGCTGGAAACCCTCTGTGTACTACGTCATGCTGATCCTCTGCTTGGCATCAGTGGCCATCTCCTGCGGAGCCTCAGCTCTGTACACCACCATGGAAGGCTGGAGCTACTTTGACTCACTGTACTTTTGCTTTGTGGCTTTCAGCACCATTGGCTTTGGGGACCTGGTGAGCAGCCAGAATGCTCAGTATGAGAGACAAGGACTCTACCGCTTTGCCAACTTCTTCTTCATCCTCATGGGGGTCTGCTGCATCTACTCCCTGTTTAACGTCATCTCCATCCTGATCAAACAGACTGTGAACTGGATCCTGAGGAAACTGGATAGCGGGTGCCTCCCCCAATGCCAAAGAGGACTCCTGCGGTCCAGGAGGAACGTGGTGATGCCCGGCAACATCCGGAACAGGTGCAACATCTCCATAGAGACGGATGGGGTGATGGAAAGTGACACCGATGGGCGACGTCTCTCGGGGGAGATGATCTCCATGAAGGACACCAACAAG
Proteins encoded in this region:
- the Kcnk13 gene encoding potassium channel subfamily K member 13, translated to MAGRACGHLNEDNARFLLLAGLIVLYLLAGAAVFSALELAHELQAKQRWEERLADFSRGHNLSREELRGFLLHYEEATRAGVRVDSVRPRWDFTGAFYFVGTVVSTIGFGMTTPATMGGKIFLIFYGLIGCASTILFFNLFLERLITVIAYVMRSCHQHQLRRRRVVTQDNVKAPEKGEVDNLAGWKPSVYYVMLILCLASVAISCGASALYTTMEGWSYFDSLYFCFVAFSTIGFGDLVSSQNAQYERQGLYRFANFFFILMGVCCIYSLFNVISILIKQTVNWILRKLDSGCLPQCQRGLLRSRRNVVMPGNIRNRCNISIETDGVMESDTDGRRLSGEMISMKDTNKVSLAILQKQLSEMANGGPHQANTSSREDEFSGGVGAFAVMNNRLAETSGDR